Proteins from a genomic interval of Callospermophilus lateralis isolate mCalLat2 chromosome 1, mCalLat2.hap1, whole genome shotgun sequence:
- the Or6v1 gene encoding olfactory receptor 6V1, with product MGNLSHTEFVLLGFSSFGELQVLLYGPFLMLYLIAFLGNTLIIVMVIADTHLHTPMYFFLGNFSLLETLVTMTVVPRMLSNLLASHAVISFTGCMAQFYFYFSLGSTSFLILSDMALDRFVAICHPLHYGTLMSWAMCARLAGAAWATPFLAMVPTVLSRAYLNYCHGNVINHFFCDNAPLLQLSCSDTHLLEIWDFIMALAFVLSSFLVTLISYGYIVSTVLRIPSASGRQKAFSTCGSHLTLVFIGYSSTIFLYIRPGKAHSGEVNKVVALVTAILTPFLNPFIFTFRNEAVKAVLRGQMQRLKGLHEALS from the coding sequence ATGGGGAATCTGAGCCACACTGAATTTGTGCTCTTGGGCTTCTCCTCTTTTGGTGAGCTACAGGTTCTCCTGTATGGACCTTTCCTCATGTTGTATCTCATCGCCTTCCTGGGAAACACCCTCATCATAGTCATGGTTATAGCTGACACTCACCTGCATactcccatgtacttcttcctgggAAACTTTTCCCTGCTGGAGACCTTGGTGACCATGACTGTGGTTCCCAGGATGCTCTCCAATCTGCTGGCCTCTCACGCAGTCATCTCCTTCACTGGCTGCATGGCCCAGTTCTACTTCTACTTTTCCCTGGGTTCCACCTCCTTCCTCATTCTGTCAGATATGGCCCTGGACCGTTTTGTGGCCATCTGCCACCCACTGCACTATGGAACATTGATGAGCTGGGCTATGTGTGCCCGACTGGCTGGGGCTGCCTGGGCAACTCCATTCCTAGCTATGGTACCCACTGTCCTCTCCCGAGCTTATCTCAACTATTGCCATGGCAACGTCATTAACCACTTCTTCTGTGACAATGCACCACTTCTGCAGCTGTCCTGCTCTGACACCCACCTGCTGGAAATCTGGGATTTCATCATGGCCCTGGCCTTTGTCCTCAGCTCCTTCCTGGTGACTCTCATTTCCTATGGCTACATTGTGAGCACTGTGCTGCGCATTCCCTCGGCTAGTGGCCGCCAGAAGGCTTTCTCCACATGTGGATCTCACCTCACCCTGGTCTTCATTGGCTACAGTAGCACCATCTTCCTGTACATCAGGCCTGGCAAAGCACACTCTGGTGAAGTCAATAAGGTTGTAGCCTTGGTGACGGCCATCCTCACCCCCTTCCTCAACCCCTTTATCTTTACCTTCCGCAATGAGGCAGTGAAGGCAGTCCTACGGGGACAGATGCAGAGGCTGAAAGGCCTTCATGAGGCATTATCCTGA